In Variovorax paradoxus, a single genomic region encodes these proteins:
- a CDS encoding OsmC family protein has translation MECTVSWTGDAGTKSAMGFVAETGSGHVLMMDGAPDAAKPENGGQNLAARPMETVLAGTGGCTAYDVVLILKRGRHRVERCSVKLTSERAEKDPKVFTKIHMHFTVAGKGIPAAAVERAIALSHETYCSASIMLAKTAEITTSFDLIET, from the coding sequence ATGGAATGCACAGTAAGTTGGACCGGCGACGCGGGCACCAAGTCGGCCATGGGCTTCGTGGCGGAGACGGGCAGCGGCCACGTCCTGATGATGGATGGGGCCCCTGACGCTGCAAAACCCGAGAACGGTGGCCAGAACCTGGCCGCCAGGCCGATGGAGACCGTGCTGGCCGGCACTGGCGGCTGTACGGCCTATGACGTCGTGCTGATTCTCAAGCGCGGACGGCATCGGGTCGAGCGCTGCAGCGTCAAGCTGACCAGCGAGCGCGCTGAAAAGGACCCCAAGGTCTTCACCAAGATCCACATGCACTTCACCGTGGCAGGCAAGGGCATTCCGGCGGCCGCTGTCGAGCGCGCGATCGCGTTGAGCCACGAAACCTACTGCTCCGCCAGCATCATGCTGGCGAAGACCGCCGAAATCACGACCAGCTTCGACCTGATCGAAACCTGA
- the gspG gene encoding type II secretion system major pseudopilin GspG, protein MNKFLRAATRTVQRGFTLIELMVVLVIIGVLAALIVPNVIERADDARVTAARTDINNLMQALKLYRLDNQRYPTAEQGLQALLTRPTTGPAAPNWKPYVEKLPNDPWGHPYQYMNPGIKGEIDVLSFGADGQSGGEGKNADIGSWQ, encoded by the coding sequence ATGAATAAATTCCTTCGTGCCGCCACCCGTACCGTCCAACGCGGCTTCACGCTGATCGAACTGATGGTGGTGCTGGTCATCATCGGCGTGCTGGCCGCGCTGATCGTGCCGAACGTGATCGAGCGCGCCGACGACGCCCGCGTGACCGCCGCGCGCACCGACATCAACAACCTCATGCAGGCGCTCAAGCTCTACCGCCTGGACAACCAGCGCTACCCCACTGCCGAGCAGGGCCTGCAGGCGCTGCTCACGCGCCCGACCACCGGCCCCGCAGCACCCAACTGGAAGCCCTACGTGGAGAAGCTGCCCAACGACCCGTGGGGCCATCCCTACCAGTACATGAACCCGGGCATCAAGGGTGAGATCGATGTGCTTTCGTTCGGCGCCGACGGCCAGAGCGGCGGCGAAGGCAAGAATGCCGACATCGGCAGCTGGCAGTAG
- a CDS encoding porin — protein MAALAVAGVASAQSSVTLFGVVDASISGYSNSSRDLKPTVLANNFRVPTYTNQGSVKVSRTALANSGYNSSRLGFRGTEDLGGGLAASFWLEAPISNDDGATGVSTFSRRSTLSLSGGFGEIRLGRDYTPTFWNDTVFDPFGTNGVGANLINTASNYNFTTGGAKDTGGFAGNQNYSRASNSIGYFLPPNLGGFYGQVMYAFHENDKYSGGQFTPADSATSKSRAGRYIGGRVGYANGPLDVAVAYGNSTVGDQFFAGTTDSVKTFNLGASYDFGPAKLFGELSRLKNSRDYAIRPITGARPDVDLTGYLIGVTVPVGAGLIRASYSAVKYDRNLPFDYFTPANNLDPKANKLAIGYVHNLSKRTALYATVARVSNKNGAALTVGGPGFYKVTDRVFTPKTSTGYDFGIRHAF, from the coding sequence CTGGCTGCCCTGGCTGTTGCCGGTGTTGCCTCGGCCCAGTCGTCCGTCACGCTGTTCGGTGTGGTCGACGCGTCGATCAGCGGCTATTCGAACAGCTCGCGCGACCTGAAGCCTACCGTTCTGGCCAACAACTTCCGCGTTCCCACCTATACGAATCAGGGTAGCGTCAAGGTCAGCCGCACGGCGCTGGCCAACTCGGGCTACAACTCCAGCCGCCTGGGCTTCCGTGGCACGGAAGACCTGGGTGGCGGCTTGGCAGCCAGCTTCTGGCTCGAAGCCCCGATCTCCAACGACGACGGCGCCACGGGCGTTTCGACCTTCTCGCGTCGCTCGACCCTGAGCCTTTCGGGCGGTTTCGGTGAAATCCGCCTGGGTCGTGACTACACCCCCACCTTCTGGAACGACACCGTGTTCGATCCGTTCGGCACCAACGGTGTCGGCGCGAACCTGATCAACACGGCCAGCAACTACAACTTCACCACGGGCGGCGCCAAGGACACCGGCGGCTTCGCCGGCAACCAGAACTACTCCCGCGCCAGCAATTCGATCGGCTACTTCCTGCCGCCGAACCTGGGTGGCTTCTACGGTCAAGTGATGTACGCGTTCCATGAGAACGACAAGTACAGCGGCGGCCAGTTCACCCCGGCGGACAGCGCCACCTCGAAGAGCCGCGCCGGCCGTTACATCGGTGGTCGCGTCGGTTATGCCAACGGCCCTCTGGACGTCGCAGTGGCCTACGGCAACAGCACGGTCGGCGATCAGTTCTTCGCCGGCACCACCGACTCGGTGAAGACCTTCAACCTGGGCGCCTCGTACGACTTCGGTCCCGCGAAGCTGTTCGGCGAACTGTCGCGCCTCAAGAACTCGCGCGATTACGCGATCAGGCCGATCACCGGTGCGCGTCCCGATGTCGATCTGACCGGTTACCTGATCGGTGTGACCGTGCCCGTCGGTGCAGGTTTGATCCGCGCGTCTTACTCGGCAGTCAAGTACGACCGCAACCTGCCCTTCGATTACTTCACCCCCGCCAATAACCTTGACCCGAAGGCGAACAAGCTGGCGATCGGCTACGTGCACAACCTCTCGAAGCGCACCGCCCTGTACGCAACTGTCGCTCGCGTGAGCAACAAGAACGGTGCCGCCCTGACTGTTGGCGGCCCTGGCTTCTACAAGGTTACGGATCGCGTGTTCACGCCGAAGACGTCGACGGGTTACGACTTCGGCATCCGTCACGCCTTCTGA
- a CDS encoding type II secretion system protein N: MTSPYSAARWHAPLATTGLWALAAGAAVFWALRLASPTDAVAAAASMPRPSPAADADAVARLLGVLPTSSTAPVAPEAASRFALSGVVADPSKQGAALIAIDGKPPRPFRVGSRVGDNYVLQSVGLRSATLGAQVDGPAAFTLQLPVRAPISVSAPSLLPTVTSPTPAAVTPVGLPQAATPAVMAPPPMPQQQQPGMPPQPAQAQ, from the coding sequence ATGACAAGTCCTTATTCCGCAGCCCGCTGGCATGCCCCACTTGCAACAACAGGGCTTTGGGCGCTGGCCGCCGGCGCCGCGGTGTTCTGGGCGCTTCGGCTGGCTTCGCCGACCGATGCCGTGGCTGCCGCGGCATCGATGCCGCGACCGTCTCCGGCGGCCGATGCCGACGCGGTGGCGCGGCTGCTGGGCGTGCTGCCCACGTCCAGCACGGCACCGGTGGCACCGGAAGCCGCGAGCCGCTTCGCGCTGTCGGGCGTGGTGGCGGACCCTTCGAAGCAAGGGGCTGCGCTGATCGCCATCGACGGCAAGCCACCGCGTCCGTTCCGCGTCGGCTCGAGGGTTGGCGACAACTATGTGCTGCAGTCGGTTGGCTTGCGTTCGGCAACGCTCGGCGCGCAGGTTGACGGGCCGGCGGCGTTCACCCTGCAATTGCCGGTGCGCGCGCCGATCAGCGTGAGCGCGCCTTCATTGCTGCCGACCGTGACTTCGCCCACGCCGGCGGCCGTGACACCGGTCGGACTGCCGCAGGCCGCGACGCCAGCGGTGATGGCGCCTCCGCCGATGCCTCAACAGCAGCAGCCTGGGATGCCGCCGCAGCCCGCGCAGGCGCAGTAA
- the ilvA gene encoding threonine ammonia-lyase, biosynthetic → MKTPLEKIVRNAPVTPALTPADYLRKILNARVYDVAVESALEKARALSERLGNTVLLKREDQQPVFSFKLRGAYNKMAHLSAAQLASGVICASAGNHAQGVALGARKLGTRAVIVMPVTTPKLKIDAVRGFGGEIVLHGDSYSDAYLHALELQAQQNLTFVHPFDDPDVIAGQGTIAMEILRQHQGPLDAVFVAIGGGGLISGVANYIKAVRPEIKVIGVQMNDSDAMMQSVAAHQRVNLPDVGLFSDGTAVKLVGEETFRIANELVDDYIAVDTDAVCAAIKDIFVDTRSIVEPAGALAVAAIKEYAARHGRQGETYAAILCGANMNFDRLRFVAERAEVGEEREALFAVTIPEERGSFRRFCELISEIPASDAEGGGAPRNVTEFNYRISDAAKAHVFVGLTTSARGESATIARTFNDHGFDSLDLTHDELAKEHLRHLVGGRTGLAHDERLLRFVFPERPGALLKFLSLMRPNWNISLFHYRNQGADYGRILVGLQVPAGESTEFAAFLETLGYPYVEETANPAYRLFLQA, encoded by the coding sequence CTGAAAACTCCCTTGGAAAAAATCGTGCGCAATGCACCTGTTACTCCGGCGCTGACGCCCGCCGACTATCTCAGAAAAATACTCAACGCCCGGGTCTACGACGTTGCAGTCGAGTCCGCGCTCGAGAAGGCACGCGCGCTCAGCGAGCGGCTCGGCAACACTGTTCTGCTCAAGCGCGAAGACCAGCAACCGGTCTTCAGCTTCAAGCTGCGCGGCGCCTATAACAAGATGGCGCATCTGAGCGCGGCGCAATTGGCGAGCGGCGTGATTTGCGCATCGGCCGGAAATCACGCGCAAGGTGTTGCATTGGGTGCGCGCAAGCTCGGCACGCGCGCCGTCATCGTCATGCCGGTGACGACACCCAAATTGAAGATCGATGCGGTGCGCGGTTTCGGCGGCGAAATCGTGCTGCATGGCGACAGCTATTCAGATGCGTATCTGCACGCACTCGAACTGCAGGCCCAACAAAACCTCACCTTCGTTCATCCCTTCGACGACCCCGATGTCATTGCAGGCCAGGGCACCATCGCGATGGAAATCCTGCGCCAGCACCAGGGCCCGCTCGATGCGGTGTTCGTTGCGATCGGCGGCGGCGGATTGATCTCCGGCGTAGCCAACTACATCAAGGCCGTGCGCCCCGAGATCAAGGTGATAGGCGTGCAGATGAACGACTCCGACGCCATGATGCAATCGGTCGCGGCGCACCAGCGCGTGAACTTGCCGGACGTCGGCCTGTTCTCCGACGGCACCGCAGTGAAGCTCGTGGGCGAAGAAACTTTCCGCATCGCCAACGAACTGGTCGACGACTACATCGCCGTCGACACCGACGCCGTGTGCGCAGCCATCAAGGACATCTTCGTCGACACGCGCAGCATCGTCGAACCCGCCGGCGCGCTCGCCGTGGCCGCGATCAAGGAATACGCAGCCAGGCACGGCCGCCAGGGCGAAACCTACGCGGCCATCCTCTGCGGCGCCAACATGAACTTCGACCGGCTGCGCTTCGTGGCCGAGCGCGCCGAGGTCGGCGAAGAACGCGAGGCGCTGTTCGCCGTCACGATCCCTGAAGAGCGCGGCAGCTTCCGCCGCTTCTGCGAGCTGATCAGCGAGATACCAGCCAGCGATGCCGAAGGCGGCGGCGCACCGCGCAACGTGACGGAGTTCAACTACCGCATCAGCGATGCCGCCAAGGCCCATGTGTTCGTCGGCCTCACCACCTCCGCGCGCGGCGAGTCGGCCACCATCGCACGAACTTTCAACGACCACGGCTTCGATTCGCTCGACCTCACGCACGACGAACTCGCGAAAGAGCATCTGCGGCACCTGGTCGGCGGACGCACGGGCCTCGCGCATGACGAGCGCCTGCTGCGTTTCGTGTTCCCCGAGAGGCCCGGCGCGCTGCTCAAGTTCCTGAGCCTGATGCGGCCAAACTGGAACATCAGCCTGTTCCACTACCGCAACCAGGGCGCCGACTACGGCCGCATCCTGGTCGGACTGCAGGTGCCTGCCGGCGAGTCCACGGAGTTCGCGGCCTTCCTCGAAACGCTGGGCTATCCCTACGTCGAGGAAACGGCGAATCCGGCCTACCGGCTCTTCCTGCAGGCCTGA
- the coq7 gene encoding 2-polyprenyl-3-methyl-6-methoxy-1,4-benzoquinone monooxygenase: MTALFDPVLTAADAALRTLFARPHATRTLPAPSQVPDEMSEAERREAGALMRVNHVGEVCAQALYTAQAAVTRDPALRAHFIEAAHEETDHLAWTRQRLDDLGARPSLLNPVWYAGAFGLGLVAGRLGDPLSLGFVAETERQVEAHLDSHLDRLPPTDSASRAVVEQMKQDEARHAAQAVDAGAAELPAPAKALMRMASRVMTTLAHRI, translated from the coding sequence CACCCTGTTTGCCCGTCCCCACGCAACCCGAACCCTGCCTGCGCCTTCTCAGGTACCGGACGAAATGAGCGAGGCGGAGCGCCGCGAAGCCGGCGCATTGATGCGCGTGAACCATGTCGGCGAAGTCTGCGCACAGGCGCTTTACACGGCCCAGGCGGCCGTAACGCGCGATCCCGCCCTACGCGCGCACTTCATTGAAGCTGCGCACGAGGAAACCGATCACCTGGCCTGGACGCGCCAACGTCTCGATGACTTGGGTGCGCGGCCTTCCCTGCTGAATCCGGTCTGGTACGCGGGTGCGTTCGGTCTCGGCCTCGTCGCGGGGCGCCTCGGCGACCCGCTGAGCCTGGGCTTTGTCGCGGAAACAGAGCGCCAGGTGGAAGCCCATCTGGACAGCCATCTGGACCGACTTCCGCCCACGGACAGCGCCTCCAGGGCCGTGGTCGAGCAAATGAAACAGGACGAAGCCCGCCACGCGGCGCAAGCCGTCGACGCCGGTGCGGCAGAGTTGCCAGCTCCGGCCAAAGCCCTGATGCGCATGGCATCCCGCGTGATGACCACGCTGGCGCACCGCATCTGA